One Novosphingobium sp. EMRT-2 DNA segment encodes these proteins:
- a CDS encoding enoyl-CoA hydratase translates to MPVTVDREGAVAIVTLNRPEAMNALSRAMRASLARTMQELDGDDGIRAVVLTGAGERAFTAGLDLKELGADTSNLGAANAEAAEENPVRAIEQCRKPVIGAINGVAITGGFELAIACDILIASENARFADTHARVGIMPGWVLSQKLSRLIGIARAKELSLSGNFIDARTAADWGLVNRVVPPADLLATAKRLAHDIAGADPAMVTAYKKLIDNGYALPFGEAIALEHRVSVAANSQVSAGDVEARRRAVIERGRSQKG, encoded by the coding sequence ATGCCCGTTACCGTCGATCGCGAAGGCGCGGTTGCCATCGTCACGCTCAACCGGCCGGAGGCGATGAACGCGCTGTCGCGCGCCATGCGGGCCAGCCTTGCCCGCACCATGCAGGAACTGGACGGCGACGACGGTATCCGCGCCGTGGTGCTGACCGGGGCCGGGGAGCGCGCCTTCACCGCCGGGCTGGACCTCAAGGAACTGGGCGCGGACACGTCCAACCTGGGCGCGGCCAACGCCGAGGCGGCGGAGGAGAACCCGGTCAGGGCGATCGAGCAGTGCCGCAAGCCGGTGATCGGCGCGATCAACGGCGTCGCCATCACCGGCGGGTTCGAACTGGCGATTGCCTGCGACATCCTGATCGCATCGGAAAACGCGCGCTTCGCCGATACGCATGCGCGCGTGGGCATCATGCCGGGCTGGGTCCTTTCGCAGAAACTCTCGCGCCTGATCGGCATCGCCCGTGCCAAGGAGCTTTCGCTGTCGGGCAATTTCATCGATGCGCGCACCGCCGCCGATTGGGGGCTGGTCAACCGCGTGGTCCCGCCGGCGGACCTGCTCGCCACGGCGAAGCGGCTGGCGCACGACATCGCCGGCGCCGATCCGGCAATGGTCACCGCCTACAAGAAGCTGATCGACAATGGCTATGCGCTGCCGTTCGGCGAGGCGATCGCGCTGGAGCACCGCGTGTCCGTTGCCGCCAACAGCCAGGTCAGCGCGGGGGATGTCGAGGCGCGCCGCCGGGCCGTGATCGAACGCGGCCGCAGCCAGAAGGGGTAG
- the rpsR gene encoding 30S ribosomal protein S18, translated as MARPFFRRRKSCPFSGKNAPKIDYKDVRLLQGFMSERGKIVPSRITAVSAKKQRELSQAIKRARHIGLLPYIVK; from the coding sequence ATGGCTCGTCCGTTTTTCCGCCGCCGCAAGAGCTGCCCGTTCTCGGGCAAGAACGCGCCGAAGATCGACTACAAGGACGTGCGCCTGCTGCAGGGCTTCATGTCTGAACGTGGCAAGATCGTCCCCAGCCGCATCACCGCGGTTTCGGCCAAGAAGCAGCGCGAGCTGAGCCAGGCGATCAAGCGCGCCCGGCACATCGGCCTGCTGCCCTACATCGTCAAGTAA
- the rpsF gene encoding 30S ribosomal protein S6, with translation MPLYEHVFLARQDLSQAQVDALAATATEIVESNNGKVTKTETWGLRSLAYKIQKNRKAHFVMLNIDAPAGVVAELERQTQINEDVIRYMTIRVDEHEGGPSVMMRKNERDRSRRREREGE, from the coding sequence ATGCCGCTTTACGAGCATGTCTTTCTGGCGCGCCAGGATCTGAGCCAGGCTCAGGTCGATGCGCTTGCCGCCACCGCCACCGAAATCGTCGAGAGCAACAACGGCAAGGTCACCAAGACCGAGACCTGGGGCCTCCGTTCGCTGGCCTACAAGATCCAGAAGAACCGCAAGGCGCACTTCGTGATGCTCAACATCGACGCCCCCGCCGGCGTGGTGGCCGAGCTGGAGCGCCAGACGCAGATCAACGAAGACGTCATCCGCTACATGACGATCCGCGTGGACGAGCACGAAGGCGGCCCTTCGGTGATGATGCGCAAGAACGAACGCGACCGCAGCCGTCGCCGCGAACGCGAAGGGGAATAA
- a CDS encoding 2-hydroxyacid dehydrogenase: MTFPNALQSIDILVTAPIRSGVTEALDATFTVHRLWEQDDPDAFFAAHGARIRGIATTTLFGKVRADLIERLPALEIIASFGVGYDNVDVAAAVRAGAIVTNTPGVLVDETADLALGLLLATIRQIPQAERHLRAGLWPQERFRLSPSLRGRRVGILGLGAIGKAIARRLEGFGVEIAYHGRTRQEGVDYPWYPDARALAQACDVLIVAAPGTAETEKMVDAGVLEALGPDGILVNIGRGSIVDEDALVVALANGSILAAGLDVFAHEPQVPEGLLAHPRSVLLPHVGSGSERTRAAMGALQVENLVRWFTDRTPPTPVPETAHLVPR; the protein is encoded by the coding sequence ATGACGTTCCCCAACGCCTTGCAGAGCATCGACATTCTCGTCACCGCCCCGATCCGTTCGGGCGTTACCGAGGCGCTGGATGCGACCTTCACCGTGCACCGGCTGTGGGAGCAGGACGATCCGGACGCCTTTTTCGCCGCGCACGGCGCGCGGATTCGGGGAATCGCCACCACCACGCTGTTCGGCAAGGTCCGCGCCGACCTGATCGAACGCCTGCCCGCGCTGGAGATCATCGCCAGCTTCGGCGTGGGGTATGACAACGTGGACGTGGCCGCCGCCGTGAGGGCCGGCGCGATCGTGACCAACACCCCCGGCGTGCTGGTGGACGAGACGGCGGACCTCGCCCTGGGCCTGCTGCTGGCGACGATCCGGCAGATTCCGCAAGCCGAACGGCATTTGCGCGCCGGGCTGTGGCCGCAGGAACGCTTCCGCCTGTCCCCCTCGCTGCGCGGCCGGCGCGTGGGCATCCTGGGGCTGGGCGCGATCGGCAAGGCGATCGCACGGCGGCTGGAAGGGTTCGGCGTGGAAATCGCCTACCACGGACGCACCCGGCAGGAGGGCGTGGATTACCCGTGGTATCCCGATGCGCGCGCGCTGGCGCAGGCCTGCGACGTGCTGATCGTCGCCGCACCGGGAACGGCGGAGACCGAGAAGATGGTCGATGCCGGGGTGCTCGAAGCGCTCGGCCCGGACGGTATCCTCGTCAATATCGGGCGCGGATCGATCGTGGACGAGGATGCGCTGGTGGTGGCGCTGGCGAACGGCTCTATTCTCGCCGCCGGGCTGGACGTCTTCGCGCACGAACCGCAGGTGCCGGAGGGGCTGCTTGCCCATCCCCGGTCCGTGCTGCTGCCGCATGTCGGCTCCGGCTCCGAACGGACGCGCGCGGCGATGGGGGCGCTGCAGGTTGAAAACCTCGTCCGCTGGTTCACTGATCGGACGCCACCGACGCCGGTGCCCGAAACCGCACACCTCGTGCCGCGTTGA
- a CDS encoding CHRD domain-containing protein translates to MKKAILLAPVLALSLAVTPAFAATTILTATLAGANEPAGGDPDGTGSFRAELDPDSGDFCYTLSGAKIAKPTMAHVHTGAAGVDGPPLATLEVTGPNSDACIAMEPDQIKKILADPAGFYVNIHTDDFPKGAVRGQLAKP, encoded by the coding sequence ATGAAGAAGGCTATCCTGCTGGCGCCGGTTCTGGCGCTGTCGCTTGCCGTTACCCCCGCATTCGCCGCGACCACGATCCTGACCGCGACGCTGGCCGGCGCCAACGAGCCGGCGGGCGGCGATCCCGACGGCACGGGTTCGTTCCGCGCCGAACTCGATCCCGACAGCGGCGATTTCTGCTATACCCTGTCGGGCGCGAAGATTGCCAAGCCGACCATGGCGCATGTTCATACCGGCGCGGCCGGCGTCGACGGGCCGCCGCTTGCCACGCTGGAAGTCACCGGGCCGAACAGCGATGCCTGCATTGCCATGGAGCCGGACCAGATCAAGAAGATCCTCGCCGACCCCGCGGGCTTCTACGTGAACATCCACACCGACGATTTCCCCAAGGGGGCGGTGCGGGGGCAACTCGCCAAGCCGTGA
- the rplI gene encoding 50S ribosomal protein L9, with product MQIILLERIEKLGTIGDEVTVKDGYARNYLLPNKKALRANEANRKVFEANRARIEADNAARREEAGKEAGSVEGKEVVLIRASSNAGQLYGSVSVRDIVEALVDQGAKVSKAMIVLERPIKTIGVFPVRVALHPEVSVQVKVNVARSPDEAELQSQGVNVIDAMFDTETGGFTEEVDPNLEPGEIPAELLEERAAEA from the coding sequence ATGCAGATCATCCTGCTCGAGCGCATCGAGAAGCTGGGCACCATCGGCGACGAAGTGACCGTCAAGGACGGCTACGCGCGCAACTATCTGCTGCCCAACAAGAAGGCGCTGCGCGCCAACGAAGCCAACCGCAAGGTCTTCGAAGCCAACCGCGCCCGCATCGAGGCCGATAACGCGGCCCGCCGCGAAGAAGCTGGCAAGGAAGCCGGTTCGGTCGAAGGCAAGGAAGTCGTCCTCATCCGCGCGTCGTCGAACGCCGGCCAGCTCTATGGCTCGGTTTCGGTGCGCGACATCGTGGAAGCCCTGGTCGATCAGGGCGCCAAGGTGTCGAAGGCGATGATCGTGCTCGAACGCCCGATCAAGACCATCGGCGTGTTCCCGGTCCGCGTTGCGCTGCACCCGGAAGTTTCGGTTCAGGTCAAGGTGAACGTCGCCCGTTCGCCGGACGAAGCCGAACTCCAGTCGCAGGGCGTCAACGTGATCGACGCGATGTTCGACACCGAGACCGGCGGCTTCACCGAGGAAGTCGATCCGAACCTCGAACCCGGCGAAATCCCGGCGGAACTGCTGGAAGAACGCGCCGCGGAAGCCTGA